The Verrucomicrobiia bacterium DNA segment TTTTCAACCGGGGAGTCGTCGAGTCCTGAAATCACGATGGCGGTCGGTACGCCGTCGCCCGTTACGTTGCTGATGACCATGTTCCTGAACAGCGGGGGCTTTTCATTGGCGGCCTGCTTGCGGTCCGAACTGTAATCCATGTTCATTATCACGACCTCGCGTTGCATGTTCCGCACCTTGAGATCGCGGGCAAACACGTTCTCCACGATGCCGCCGCGACCGCGGCGCGACTTGATGCGGATGGCGCGGTCGGTGCCATCGAACTCGCAGTCGTACATGAAGACGTTCCGCACTCCGCCTGACATTTCGCTGCCGATCACAAGCCCGCCGTGGCCGCGCTTGCTGTAGCAGCGCCGCATCACCACGTTTTCCGTGGGGCGATTCACGCGCCAGCCGTCCTCGTTGTAGCCGGATTTCAGAACCACGCAATCGTCACCCGTGCTGAAGGTGCAATCCTCGATCAACATGTCCACGCACGAATCGGGATCGACCCCATCGTTGTTCGGCCCATCGGTTTCCACACACACGCGGCGAATCGTCGTGTTCAGGCAGTAGATTGGATGAATGGTCCAGTTGGGGCCGCTGCCGATCGTGAAGTCCTCAAGCAGGATGTTGGTGCAGTCAACGAAGCTGACGAAACTCGGGCGGATCGCGGCTTCGGCCGTTCCAAAAACACGCTGTTCCACGGGCACGCCCTGTGCGCCCATGTCAAAAAATTGCTTTGTTTCCCGCGTCTTCCAATCCCACCACACGCGGGCATTGCCATTCAGCCGTCCTTTTCCTGTAATCGCGATGTTCGTGCAACCCCGCGCGTAGACGAGCGGCGAATAGTTGTAGAGTTCAATCCCGCCCACGCGCACAAACACGACTGGCAGGTAGTCCTCGATGCGGTCGCTGAAAATCACTTCGGCGCCTTCACTCAGATGCAATTCCACATTGCTCCGAAGGTGAATTGGGCCCGTGAGGAATTTGCCGGCCGGCACAACGACGCGCCCGCCTCCCGCTTCAAAGCAGGCCCGTATGGCAGCAGCAAACGATTTCCCGCAGTTCGTTTTCGCACCTGCAATCGCCCCAAAATCCATGATGGAGACCGTGTGCTTCGGAAACGTCGGTGGCACAATGCGTTCGAGAATCCGCGGCAAGCCGGCCCATCCGCCACCCGTCGGCGATTGGTTCTGCGCCTGCAGTCGAACCGCGGCGGCCATAAGCGTCAGGAAGACAATCAACAGCGGGCGTGCCATGGGACGCAGAGTAGACACGATCGATGGCTGAGGAAACCGCCACTTCTGCAAAGCACATTGAAAAATCGGCCGCCTCACGCCTTTCCAGCCAATGGCCGCCGGAGTGCCGTGTTCTTTCGATGGGGGTCAAAACGGCAGTTCGGGCTCAGCCTTGTCAGAAGAAATCCCTGCATCCATGATTCCGGCAAGGAACTTGCATCCCAAGGAACCGAACATGAAAATCACGAATTGTATAAAAATTGGATTTGCTGCCTCCGCTTTGCTTGTTTTTGCCGGCTGCGTGAGCAACTCCGAACCCGGGCTGACATCGAACTCATTTGCCGTTCGGACCGCCACTCTGGGAATCGGTGGGAATAACTGCGGCGGATTTAACGGAACCAGCGGCTCCACCGCGTGTGTCGGGCCTTACACAGGATTCGCAATCATCACGAACTCGGCTTCCGGGACGATCTGGTTCACGGCGCCCGCGGGAGCTACCAACTGCGTTGTCACGGATTCCTCCGGTTTTGCGTCCCCCTACGTTTCCGTCGTGAAAGCCGTCCGCCGCAGCAATCTCATGTCGTGGTGTGGAACCAACTCCGTGAGTTTCCCGGCCAATGCAGGGCAGCAATACAAGTTCACGATTTTTCTCAAGAGCACGCCGCCGCCTCCGACGAACGGGCAGCCGCTGGTTCTCGAAGTAGACTGGAATCCTTGAAACCTCCTAGAAGCTGAATTGCAGCCGCGCGATGAATGTTCGCTCCCGGGGTAGATTGCCGGTAACCGTGAGCGAGTGCAGATGGTAGTTTTCGTCGGAGAGGTTGAGAACTCCCGCTGCAATGCTGGCACGGCGCTGCCAGAAGCGATACCCCCCAAGCACGTTGTAATGCCAGAAGTCGTCGCCAGGCTGGCTGGAGAGATCCGCCGAGTTTTGCTGGCGAAACCAGACTGCTTCAAAGCTGGAGAAAAGTCCTGACGCGTGGTTGAAGTTCGCGTGAAGGACCAGCTGATGCATCAGGCTTTCCGCGTCTTCGTGAGGAACAAAACCGCCGCTGAACTCGCCAGGCAGCAGGTGCCGCGTGTCAGGGCGCGTGGCCGTCAGATCAGACTGCGTTAGCCGGTACACAAGCCCTGCCGACCATTCGGTTCCGATCAGTTGATTGGCAGTAAACACCACTGCGCGTTCCCGAAAATCGATATTTTCACGCAGGCCGTATCCGTTCACCAGAACAAGCACATCGTCTTCTAAACCAAAGGGGTCCACGTAGATGCTGCCACGCCAGCGATCGACCTCGGAATAGAGTAATTCGCCCCGAAGGCCAAGGTAGGTTCCAGTTTTGAATTTCTGTTCGAGCGACAGTGCAAACGTGTCGTTCTCTCCTCCGGAAGTCCCGCCGCTTAGGGATTCAGGAATCAGGCTCCGAAACGCCTGGTTCAGCCCCGCGACTTGGGTGGGTTCGATGCGATGACTCTGATCCAGGCTCCCGCCGGTGAGCGAGCGAGTATAGGCGCCGCGCACGGTCGTTCCCGGCAGAGGCGTCCAAAGGAACCCGGCCTTTGGCGAGAGCTGATCCTCGGAATCTTCGCTTCCCCAGAAGGGCGGTGTAAAAAGAAAGCGTGGATACTTGATCCAGTCATACGTGAGACCCGCGGTCAGCTGAAGCGGCTCCGCAACCTGCCACGAATGATAGCCGTAAAGGCTGTAGCGATGGAATTCCGCACGCACATCCTGGTCGGCGAGTATCGCGCCGGGGGAAAAAACTGTACCCTCAATATCGAAGGCAAGTTGCTCGAGGCGAAAATCGGTGTGTTGAAACAGAGCGCCGAGCACCGTCTGATGATCGCCCATTTGGAAAATTTGCTGAACCTCAGCGCTGTACAGTTCCTGGCTGTTAGCTGCCGTTCCCCCGGCCGGCAATGCATGGACGCCGGTGATGCCACCGTCGACTACAGCAGTGACCAGTTGGGAACGATCCGGGAAGGCCACCGAATAATGGTCCACTTCACGTGTCAGGATCACCAATGTATGGTTCCCCGGACTCCACTCATGGTGATACCCAAGTTCCAGCGTTGGCTGGTGTGTTTCCCGTGAACGGCCCCGAACCCGCACATCGGGATCGTACGCCTCTGCGAGGTCGCCCGCATCGGTTTCCGAAATTCTGACATGGAACAGTAGATCGTCCTGCGCGGTAATCCGTTGCTTCAAAGAGAGGCCAAGGGCACGGGTCTCCTGGTCGTTGTTGTAACGCTGTCCCGGATCGATTTGGTAGTCTCCTTCCAGGCTGTAGTTGAAGGTGTCAAACGTCCCGTACTGCGCAAAGCTTTGCATCCACGCCCCGCGGCTCAGGTATTCCGTGCTCGAAACCAGGCCGATGCCCGTGCGATTGAACAGGCGCGAGTATTCACTTTGCGACACGGCAGGCGAGAGAGGCCCGGCGTCCACCGGGGCAAGAAGAGATGCCAGCCTGTATTCGGCAGATGCCGGCGTCTCAAAGCGGAGATCCCAGTGGTTGGGATCTCTCATCGATTCAAAGCTGTTGGCGAGGAAGAAATGCGCGGAATAGTTGGCGTAATCGTAGGCAACGGCGCGGTACGCTTCCCGCATTGCGACTTCCCCCATGCCCGCGTCTTCATAAATCCGGGCCAGGTTCGCACTGCGGACTGCGTGATCCTGCCGCAATAACAACTCCGAGCGAACGATGCTGCGGTTGTCGTTACGTTCCTGTGAACGTTCCAGTTCCCGAATCGCTTCGTTGATGCGGTTGTTGCGATGATGCACCAGCGCGGAATACAGATGCGGCGTGGGGTCGTTAGGATCCAATCCCGCGGCGAGTTGAAGCTCTCGTTCTGCGTGCGGAAAATCACCGATGGCTTCGTGAGCCTTGCCGAGATAGCTGCGCAATTCCGCGCGCTGCGGCTCCAGCGCCGCCGCGACCATCAGGTCTTCGCGGCCGCCAGTGACATCGCCGCGGCGAATCCGGGAAAGGCCGCGCCCGAGCCATGCATTGGCGAGCGCTGAATCAACAGCAATCGCGCGATCAAACGACGTCAATGCCTCATCAAAGCGGTTGTCGGCGGCCTCGAGGAACCCCTGGAGCGCGAGGGCCTGGGCGTTTCGCGGCGAAAGTTCAAGGCCTTTTGTCAGCGCTTCGCGAGCCTCTGCCAGGCGTCCAAAGCTGAACTCCAGTTCGGCGAGCCGGGTCCAGGCAAATCCCAGACCGGGCGACACTACAGCGGCCTGGCGCGCCAGCCTGCGGGCGCGCTCGAGGGACTCGCCGCGAAGGCCGCCCGATTGCGCGTGATAACTCGAGGCCAGAAGCTCCGAGGCGGTTTCAGGATTGGAAATTCCAGAATACGAATCCCGCCGAACGGAGTTGATCAACAGCCGCAGGGCAGCAGCGGATCGTTGTTCCGGAACTGCATCGGGCGCCACCGCGGCCAGCAGCGATTGCGCCTGCTCCACTTGTCCAACGGACAGCAGCAACGCCGCATGAAAAACCCGCCCGGCATTTGAGGCAGGCGCTCCATTGGTTGGATGCCGCGCGAGCGCATTGAGCAGGTCGCCTTGTTGATACGCCGCAAGCGAATCGGCAAGGGCTGCGCGTTCTGCATCCGCAAACGCCAGTTCAGCAGGATCAATGACGGCCGGATAATAAAAGGCCCACTGAAGCACGTGGTTCACGATGAAGCCGGCCGTTGGAGCAGGCGCGCGTCCTGGTTCAGCAACCGCCTGCTGCCCGTTGGTCAGGATCAGCGTCGCTTGTTCATTTCCAAACGTCACTGTTCCATCGATCACAGAAAGCGTCGTGCGGCCCAGACCATTCACCGCCATCACAAACTCAGTCCCTTCGATGCCCGCGCTGGCGCCCCGGGTGACAACGCGAATACGTCCCGGTTTGTCGCGGTGAAAGAAGGAAAGCACACCGCGGAAAAGTTCGAGGCCGGACTGCCCATCGCGCACCGGTAGGATTTCGAGCTCGGTGGACGCTCCGAATGGAATGACGCTTTCTCCACTCCAGCGCAGCGCCACCCTGCTGTTGGCGCTCGTCCTCAAGCGGTCGCCCGCCGAGAGAAGCTGGTTTGTCGCGCCCGGTGTCCACGTCGAAGTCCCCGCAGGCAGGACCTGCACGGTGCCCTGTAATTCTACAATCCGGATCTGCTCCGCTTGGGAACTTTGTCCCCATCCGCACAAGGTGCTGGCTTCAAAGAGCAATACAACGGCGACAATGCAGGTGATCTGGTGTGACAGTTTCACTTGGTGATTTCATTAACGTTTCCTGAAGGCGCCAGCCTGCTGGCCCATCCTCCTCGTCCGAGGCGGCGATACGAAATCACAAACGGAACCGGTTTACAATCGTAAACGTCCTGCGGAGAAGGTTTGCGAATCCAGTCAACGGGTATCTTGTTTCCGGCCGAACCCTTCCTGAACCGGGATCAATGCCGTCACTATAAACCCGGGCAGTGTCGCGATGAGCACCCACATGAAAAAACGGGGGTAGCCCAACAGGTCCTGCAGCCATCCGCTCCACATGCCTGGCAGCATCAAGCCAAGCGCCATGAACCCCGTGCAGATGGCGTAATGCGCAGTCTGATGCTGGCCGCGAGCAATATGGATCATGTAGAGCATGTACGCCGTGAAGCCGAAACCGTATCCGAATTGCTCGGCGGCGACGCACGCCGCGACCACGCCTGTGCTGGACGGCAGCGCGTATGCGAGATATACGAACAACGCGTTCGGAGCGTGCGTTGCAAATGCCATGGGCCAGAGACAGCGGCGCAACCCGAACCGTGAAACCACCCAGCCTCCCAACAGCCCGCCCGTCATGAGCGCGATGACGCCGCCCGTTCCATACACCATGCTGAATGCGCGGTTGCTCAAGCCCAGCCCGCCTGACTCGTTCGAATCAATCAGGAAGGCTTGCGCCATCGGCAGCAATTGTGCCTCGGCAAAGCGATACAAAAGAAGGAACGAGAGCAGGACACCTATTCGTCTCTTCCCGAAAAAACTGCGGAAGGTTTCAACGAAATCCCGCCAGAAACGCGTTGATCCTTCCCACGATCCCTCCCGATCGGCCGCCGACCGGGGAAGGATTGACCTGTGGTAAATGCCGAGGGCCGCAAAGAGGATTGCCAGACCTGCAAACGCAATCATCCACGCCGTTCGGACATTCCCGAGTTCAGCCTGCAGCGCGGCCACCAGGAAAATAAATGGGCCCTTCATTGAAAGGGTGGCGAGCCGGTATACGGCGTTGCGAACGCCCACAAAGAAGGATTGTTCCTGCTCCGACAGCGCCAGGATGTAAAATCCATCAGCTGCGATGTCGTGCGTGGCGGAGCTGAATGCCAGGAGAAAAAAGCAAACAATCGAGCCTGGCACAAACCACGATGCCGGCAGGAGGCACGCGAGCGCTCCCGCGGCCACGCTTAACAGGATCTGCGTTCTCCAAATCCAGAGGCGACGCGTCCGCAGGAGGTCCACGAGGGGGCTCCAAAGGGGTTTCAGAACCCAGGGCAGATAAAAAAGTCCCGTGTAAAAAGCCACTTTCGTGTTCGACACGCCGAGCGCCTTGTAGAGCAGGAGCGCCACCGTCGTGACCAGCGCATTGGGCAAACCTTCCGCAAGATAGAGCGTCGGAATCCACGCCCAGGGACGCCGATGCTGGCTAGGGTTTGTTTGGCTGGGCTGAAACACGACGCGTGTTTATCAGCAAATCTCCGCGCTCAGCAAGGGCGCAGGTGTGTCCGGCGTTCCCAACGGCTGCCGTGCGCAAAGTGATTGCACTGCGCTGCGGCTGCCGCTCAAATGCTGTGGTGATTGCAAAACGTGTCATACCATGCCTCGACGTCCACGATGGAAAAGTCACCCGTGGCGTGCAGTTTGGCAAAGCGGAATCGGGTGAACTGCGCAACGTCGGAGATCCTGTGGAACTCGCAATCCGCTACAATGAGCAGGGCGCCGATGAAATGGTTTTCTTTGACATCACCGCCAGCGCCCATGGCCGCAAGACGATGGTGGATGTCATCGAACGCGCCGCCGCCGAGTGTTTCATGCCGCTGACGGTCGGCGGCGGAATTAAATCGGTCGACGACATGTACGCGATGCTTCGCGCTGGCGCTGACAAGATCAGCATCAATTCCTCTGCACTCGTGGATCCGGAGTTGATCCGGCGCGGAGCGGAAAAGTTTGGCAGCCAGTGCATCGTGGTGTCGATCGATGCAAAGAGGATCGCGCCTGACCAGTGGCGGGTGTTCTCGCACGGCGGCCGAAAGGATACGGGACTGGAAGCCGTCGCATGGGCTCAGAATGCAGTGAAGCTCGGAGCTGGCGAAATCGTGTTGAATTCCATCGACGCTGATGGAACCAAGGCGGGGTTCGACCTGGTGATCACGCGCCGCGTCAGTGAAGCAGTCGGGGTTCCCGTGGTGGCGAGCGGGGGAGCTGGCAAACTGGAGCACATGGCGGAGGTGCTGCTCGAAGGCAAAGCAGACGCGGTCCTGGCCGCGAGCATCTTCCATTTTGGAACCTATACGGTCGCGGACGTAAAGCGGTTCCTTGCCGAAAAGAAAATCCCGGTTCGCTTCTGAGCCGCGCCGAACGCAGCACATCCATGAATACCACTCCTGACCTGGGTTCCCGACTCCTGCCGATCCTGCTCCTGGCGTGCTCGAACATCTTCATGACCTTCGCCTGGTACGGCCATTTAAAGTTCAAAGGCAAACCGCTCGCGCTGGTCATCCTGGTGAGCTGGGGAATTGCGTTTTTCGAATACGTCCTGATGGTTCCCGCCAATCGGTGGGGCCACTCGGTTTATTCCGCGACACAGCTCAAGATCCTGCAGGAGGTGATTACGATCGTTGTTTTTTGCGGCTTCGCGGTGCTGTACCTGCACGAAAAAATCCGCTGGAACCACATCGCCGCCTTTCTCTGCATCCTTGCGGCTGTCGCGTTCACATTCCTGCCAAAGAATCCGCAATAGGCGCAGGCCCGCGCGGCCCGCACCTGTGTCCGAAAACTCACGGACGCGCGATTTTTTTATCCCCTTTTTTTCCATCTTTTGGTAATCACGCGCATCCAGAGACGCCATGCCATCGAATCACTCTAAAGCCATCTTTGACGGGTTCGTGCCGCAGATTGGGGTCACGCCGCTTGCCGAACTGCTCTCCAACCTGCTCGGGGAGATAGCCGCATTGATGGAGGTGGAACGCGTCGGGTATTCGCGGATGGAACGCGATGGGTCGTCGATTCAGCAGGAGTTTCAATATTACCTTTCCCGCCGGCATTGTGACGCAGGTTCCCTGCTGCGGCTGTACGCCCGGGATTATCCCGGGTATTTCGCGGCATTGAACGCGCGTTCGAATGTCATCGTTTCGCACGATGTGATGTCGGACCCGCGGCTTGCAGAATTCCAGCAAACCTATTTCAAGCCACTGGGAATCACGTCCATGCTCGACGTCCCGGTTCACCGCGCCGGCCAGTTATACGGCGTCATCTGTCACGAGCATGTGGGTCCCCCGCGTCATTGGACCGACATGGAAGTGGAAGCGGCGCGCAGCTTTGCGCATCTCGTGGCGCTCGCCATTGAGACCGACCAGCGGCAGAAGATGGAAGCCGCCGTGCGGGATCGCGAGGCGCGGTATCGCGCCGCCATTGAACACACCCCCGCCGCGATCGTGGTGCTGAACGCAGCAACGGGAAAGTTTGTTGAAACCAATGACAACGCCGTCCGGCTGTTTGGCCTTTCGCGCGAGGAATTGCTGGACACAGGGCCCGCCGAACTCAGCCCGCCGAGGCAGGCCGATGGACGCCCAAGCAAGGATGTCGCACGCGAGAACATCGGGGCCGCAGTTAATGGCGAGACGCGGATTTTCGAATGGTTGCACCGTGACAGGTCGGGCAGGGACATCCCGTGCGAAATTCGCATCGCCCGGATGCCAGCCGAGGACGAGACCCTCGTGATCGCCGCGATCATGGACATCACCGAGCGCAAACGCGCCGAAGCCGAATTGCGAATGGCGCTGGAACAGGAACGCGAACTCAGCGAGCTGAAGACAAACTTTGTTAACGTGGTTTCACACGAGTTTCGGACTCCGCTCGGGGTCATTGTTTCGTCGGCTGAAATCCTTGAGCATTACTTTGAGCGGCTGCCGGGCGAGCAGCGCGCCGGCCATTTGCAGGACATCGGATTCGCAGCGCAGCAGATGGCGGGTTTGATGGATGAGGTGCTTCTGCTCGGCAGGGTCGATTCCGGACGCATGCAGTGCAATCCCGAACCGCTCGACATGGCGGGCTTTTGCCGACGGCTCGTCGACGAGCAGCTCTCTGCGACGCATCGCAAATGTCCCATCCAATTGACCGTTGAAGGATGCGCGAGTCAGGCGTCTGCTGATGAAGCCCTCCTGCGCCATGTCTTCAACAATCTACTGTCCAATGCGGTGAAATATTCGGCCGCTGGCAGTGTTGTGACGTTTGTGGTCAGGCGCGAGGAGCGGGACGCGGTGTTCGAAATTCAGGATCACGGGATCGGAATTCCCGCATCTGATCAGAAACGCCTGTTCGAGGCGTTTCATCGCGGGCAGAACGTTGGCGACATCGCGGGGACGGGCCTGGGCCTGGTGATTGCGAAAAGCTGTGTCGACCTGCACAGCGGCACGATTGCGATCTCCAGCGAACCCGGCAAAGGCACGCGCGTCACGGTTCGCCTGCCGCTCTTTCGCACGCGCCGCAGTGACACTCGCAATGGCGCGACAAAGACGAAACGACAGGCTGCCGCTTCCATGGATGCCATATGAACAGGATACTTGTCATCGAAGATCAGCCGCAGATGCGGAAGAATATCGTGACCATTCTGACCATGGAGAACTTCACGGTGTTGAGCGCGGAAAATGGCCGGCTGGGACTGGAGCTCGCGCGACGCGAGACGCCCGACCTGATCATCTGCGACGTCATGATGCCCGACCTGGACGGCTACGGAGTTCTCAAGGCATTGCGGGAGGAATCGGCGACCGCTGACATCCCCTTCATTTTTCTGACGGCGAAGAGCGAAAAGCTGGATATACGTGCCGGGATGAATTTCGGAGCGGACGATTACCTCACCAAGCCCGTAACACGCGATGATTTGCTCGCGGCGATCGCTGCGAGGCTCGAGCGGAGGCGATCGGTGGACGCGGCGCACAGCGGTCGCGGGTTCCAGCCCGATTTTTCCTCACCTGCACCGTTGAAGCGCCTCGGTTTGACCGAACGGGAATCAGAAGTGTTGTTATGGGTATCGCAGGGAAAGAGCAACGCTGAGATTGGAATCATTCTTGGCATGGCCGAGAAGACGGTAAAGAAGCACATGGGCAACATCTTCGAGAAGCTTGGCCTGGAAGGGCGCAACGCGGCGACCGTGCGCGCTCTGGAGGTGCTCAATTCACCTGCCCGCGTTCGGAACTAGGGGCCAGACGCGGGGCACAAGGATGATCGCGACCGCAAAGATCAACAGCGTCAGAGGTGTGCCGATCTTCAGAAAATCCGAGAACTTGTAACGTCCCGGCCCGTACACCATCAGGCACGAAGGTTCCAGGGGAGTCATAAACGAGCAACTGGCAGCCACTGTGATCATCATCGCAAATGTCCGCGGATTCAGATCAAGCTGAAGCGCGGTCTGAATTGCAATTGGAACAATCACCACTGCCGCAGCCTGGTTGGACATGGGTTGCGTGAGAAGGACGGTGAGCAGAAAGAATCCCGAGAGAAGCCAAAGCGGGTTCATGCTGCCCGCGCCGTTTACGATCAGCGTCGCGAGGTACTTGGCTGTGCCGGTTTCCGCCATGGCGACACCCACGGACAGCATTGCGCCGATCAGTATGACAGCCTTCCATTCCAGCTCCCGATATGCTTCGTCTGGCGTGACGCAGCGCGTGAGAAAGGCGAGCGCGGCGCCGGTCATGACTGCAACGGGCAGGCTCAGGATGTTGAAGGCGGCCGCCGCAAGGCTGGCGACGAAGATGGCCATCGCGACCGGCGCGCGTTTGCGCAGCGGGCGCTTGTCGGAGACCGCACTGATGACGCGGAAAAGGTTTTCGGTTTCCATCTCGGCGATGCGCGAGCGGCGTCCCTGGATCAACAGCGTGTCGCCCACACGCAGCGGGATGATGCTAATCTTCTGAAAAAGCGTCGTTCCATGGCGGTTGATCCCGAGCACTTGCAGGCCGTAGCGCTCGCGGAAACCAATCCCTTTCAAAGTGCGGCCAATCAACGGTGATCGTGCCAGAACCACGACTTCCACAAGCCCGGTGTCTTCGCTGCGAACGGTGGGGTCGGACAGTTTGACATCGGATTTGATTTCGATGCCCGTCACATCCTTGATCTTCAGGATCTCATCGCTCTGGCCTTCCACGAGCAGAACGTCATCGGCCTCGAGGCGCACGTCCGAACGCGGCACCTGGTAGTCGGCGCCTTTGCGCACAAGCCGCAGCACCGTCAGATCAAGGTCCTTGCCGAGGCCGGTTTCGGCGAGGGTTTTTCCCACGAGCGGCGACCCGGCGAGAACGATGATTTCAGTCAGATAAGGACGAATCCCGAGTTCCTCAACCTTCTCCCCGGCCGTGCGATGCTGCAGCCATTTGCGGCCAACGAAAAACGTGTAGGTCAGGCCGATCAATGCGATCGGGAGGCCAACCGGGGTTAGTTCGAACAGGCCGATGGGGGCCATGCGTTGCTGGACCATCAAGCCGCTTACGACGATGTTCGTCGATGTGCTGATCAGGGTGACGGAGCTGCTGAGAATGGACGCGAAGGCGAGGGGCAGCAAGACCTGGCTCGGATTGATCTGCGCGCGTTTGGCTATCCCGAGAACAACGGGAACAAAAAACGCCGTTGCCGCCGTGTTGCTCATGAACGCGCTGAACCCCGAAGTGGCAAGCATCACCACGATCAGCACGCGGTTAATCGACGTGCCGGTGAGCCGCAGGATGCGCGCACCCGCCCACTCAACGACTCCCGTTCGCCAGAGCGCTGCCGTCAGCAGGAGCAGGCCCAGGATCATGATCACGGTGTCGCTGCCAAACCCGGCGAATGCCTGGTCCGCCGGGAGCAACCCGGTGAACACCAGGGTCAGCATCAGGGAAAGAGCCACCACGTCGGGTTGCACCCAATCCGTGGAGAACAGAACCACGGCTACGACGATAAGGCCTAGCAACAGCCCGATTTCCAAGGTCATTGCGCCCCACATTGCCGGTCCGGCACGGCGCGGTCAACGGGGTCTCTCCGCCGGCGCAGAACGCTCCGCTCCCCTCAGCATCATCGCCGACACGTGTTCAAGCGCCTTCTGCCAGGCTGCACTTGCCTCGGGCGTGTATCCCGTTCCAAGCGTCTGCGCCAGCATCTGCAGCAATGCCAGTCTCACCGTGTTGTAGTGTTCCTTCGTGGTGCCGTAGGCCACATGGCGGCGTCCCAGCCCTTCCATCATCAACGACAGCCGGGCTGGAGAGTCGAGGGAACTGATGATGAAATTGAGCGCGTCCATCAACTTGCGGCCCTGTAATTCGATGCTCGTATGAAACATGCCCCGCAATGAGGGATCCCGGTCGAACAGGATCTGGTAGAACAACAGGGCCGCAATGGTTCCCTGCGACTGCACCTGTGCGAACGTCCGGCGCAGCACCGCGATCTCGTGCGGCGTCAGCCGATCGGCTGCGGCTGGATTCCCGTGCAGGCTCATGCTCATTCACAAAACGATAGTTTCGGGCCGGGCCTTCGCCCTATGCGACTTTGGTCGTATCCGCCTCAATTTCTCGAGTTGCGAAAACGGCGGATCAGGCCACATTGCAGCGCTTCCAAATGAGACGTTCTGGTTCTGCCGTTATCCTCGCCACGCATGCGATCCCTGCACTTGTCCTCTCCGCTGGCCTTAGCGCGGCCGCTGCTGACGATATCGGCCTGGCGCCTTTGCGGGCGGCGGTTTCCAATCTGTTTGGGGAAGGAATCCGAGTGGCACAGGT contains these protein-coding regions:
- a CDS encoding glycoside hydrolase family 28 protein, which codes for MARPLLIVFLTLMAAAVRLQAQNQSPTGGGWAGLPRILERIVPPTFPKHTVSIMDFGAIAGAKTNCGKSFAAAIRACFEAGGGRVVVPAGKFLTGPIHLRSNVELHLSEGAEVIFSDRIEDYLPVVFVRVGGIELYNYSPLVYARGCTNIAITGKGRLNGNARVWWDWKTRETKQFFDMGAQGVPVEQRVFGTAEAAIRPSFVSFVDCTNILLEDFTIGSGPNWTIHPIYCLNTTIRRVCVETDGPNNDGVDPDSCVDMLIEDCTFSTGDDCVVLKSGYNEDGWRVNRPTENVVMRRCYSKRGHGGLVIGSEMSGGVRNVFMYDCEFDGTDRAIRIKSRRGRGGIVENVFARDLKVRNMQREVVIMNMDYSSDRKQAANEKPPLFRNMVISNVTGDGVPTAIVISGLDDSPVENIRFENMNIHSTKGVVAHHARGLVFTNVQVTPKAGAVFSLTNVSGIRIQQTAAPRDSPLFLQLEGAASRDVVLENCDLTHAREKVRTGPAVSKDAAVIR
- a CDS encoding MFS transporter, translated to MFQPSQTNPSQHRRPWAWIPTLYLAEGLPNALVTTVALLLYKALGVSNTKVAFYTGLFYLPWVLKPLWSPLVDLLRTRRLWIWRTQILLSVAAGALACLLPASWFVPGSIVCFFLLAFSSATHDIAADGFYILALSEQEQSFFVGVRNAVYRLATLSMKGPFIFLVAALQAELGNVRTAWMIAFAGLAILFAALGIYHRSILPRSAADREGSWEGSTRFWRDFVETFRSFFGKRRIGVLLSFLLLYRFAEAQLLPMAQAFLIDSNESGGLGLSNRAFSMVYGTGGVIALMTGGLLGGWVVSRFGLRRCLWPMAFATHAPNALFVYLAYALPSSTGVVAACVAAEQFGYGFGFTAYMLYMIHIARGQHQTAHYAICTGFMALGLMLPGMWSGWLQDLLGYPRFFMWVLIATLPGFIVTALIPVQEGFGRKQDTR
- a CDS encoding TonB-dependent receptor, whose protein sequence is MKLSHQITCIVAVVLLFEASTLCGWGQSSQAEQIRIVELQGTVQVLPAGTSTWTPGATNQLLSAGDRLRTSANSRVALRWSGESVIPFGASTELEILPVRDGQSGLELFRGVLSFFHRDKPGRIRVVTRGASAGIEGTEFVMAVNGLGRTTLSVIDGTVTFGNEQATLILTNGQQAVAEPGRAPAPTAGFIVNHVLQWAFYYPAVIDPAELAFADAERAALADSLAAYQQGDLLNALARHPTNGAPASNAGRVFHAALLLSVGQVEQAQSLLAAVAPDAVPEQRSAAALRLLINSVRRDSYSGISNPETASELLASSYHAQSGGLRGESLERARRLARQAAVVSPGLGFAWTRLAELEFSFGRLAEAREALTKGLELSPRNAQALALQGFLEAADNRFDEALTSFDRAIAVDSALANAWLGRGLSRIRRGDVTGGREDLMVAAALEPQRAELRSYLGKAHEAIGDFPHAERELQLAAGLDPNDPTPHLYSALVHHRNNRINEAIRELERSQERNDNRSIVRSELLLRQDHAVRSANLARIYEDAGMGEVAMREAYRAVAYDYANYSAHFFLANSFESMRDPNHWDLRFETPASAEYRLASLLAPVDAGPLSPAVSQSEYSRLFNRTGIGLVSSTEYLSRGAWMQSFAQYGTFDTFNYSLEGDYQIDPGQRYNNDQETRALGLSLKQRITAQDDLLFHVRISETDAGDLAEAYDPDVRVRGRSRETHQPTLELGYHHEWSPGNHTLVILTREVDHYSVAFPDRSQLVTAVVDGGITGVHALPAGGTAANSQELYSAEVQQIFQMGDHQTVLGALFQHTDFRLEQLAFDIEGTVFSPGAILADQDVRAEFHRYSLYGYHSWQVAEPLQLTAGLTYDWIKYPRFLFTPPFWGSEDSEDQLSPKAGFLWTPLPGTTVRGAYTRSLTGGSLDQSHRIEPTQVAGLNQAFRSLIPESLSGGTSGGENDTFALSLEQKFKTGTYLGLRGELLYSEVDRWRGSIYVDPFGLEDDVLVLVNGYGLRENIDFRERAVVFTANQLIGTEWSAGLVYRLTQSDLTATRPDTRHLLPGEFSGGFVPHEDAESLMHQLVLHANFNHASGLFSSFEAVWFRQQNSADLSSQPGDDFWHYNVLGGYRFWQRRASIAAGVLNLSDENYHLHSLTVTGNLPRERTFIARLQFSF
- a CDS encoding DMT family protein, which gives rise to MNTTPDLGSRLLPILLLACSNIFMTFAWYGHLKFKGKPLALVILVSWGIAFFEYVLMVPANRWGHSVYSATQLKILQEVITIVVFCGFAVLYLHEKIRWNHIAAFLCILAAVAFTFLPKNPQ
- the hisF gene encoding imidazole glycerol phosphate synthase subunit HisF, with the protein product MIAKRVIPCLDVHDGKVTRGVQFGKAESGELRNVGDPVELAIRYNEQGADEMVFFDITASAHGRKTMVDVIERAAAECFMPLTVGGGIKSVDDMYAMLRAGADKISINSSALVDPELIRRGAEKFGSQCIVVSIDAKRIAPDQWRVFSHGGRKDTGLEAVAWAQNAVKLGAGEIVLNSIDADGTKAGFDLVITRRVSEAVGVPVVASGGAGKLEHMAEVLLEGKADAVLAASIFHFGTYTVADVKRFLAEKKIPVRF